The Erwinia sorbitola nucleotide sequence GGCGTTTGGGAGTTCAGCGGCGAAACGTTCGTCAGCGACCTCTCCTATCACCAGATTAACGGCGGCGGCGATACCTGCCCGGGCTACGACGTCCTGTTATTCACCAAAGGAATGAACGGTATTAAAGCTGACGCGCAGAACCGTCTTGCGCAGTTAAGCATGGAGAACCCGGAAGATATCGACCGTATTTACTACTATAAAGCGGCGATTGAAACCTGTGATGGGGTGATTAATTATTCCCATCGCATCGCATCTCACGCCCGTGAACTGGCGGCTAAAGAGCAGAATGCCCAGCGTCGCGCCGAACTTCTGACCATTGCTGAAGTAAACCAGAATGTACCGGCTAATCCACCTAAAACCTTCCAGGAAGCGTTGCAGAGTATCTGGACCGTCGAGTCACTGTTTGAAGTGGAAGAGAACCAGACCGGGCTGTCGCTGGGGCGCGTTGACCAGTACTGCTACCCGATGTTTGAAGCCGATATCCGCGAAGGGCGTCTGACCCATGAAGGCGCACTGGAGATGATGCAGGCCTTTATCATCAAATGTGCCGAACTGATGTGGATGTCCAGCGAGCTGGGAGCGAAGTACTTCGCCGGTTATCAACCGTTTATCAACCTGACCGTTGGCGGCCAGAAACGTACCGGTGGCGATGCCTGTAACGACCTGACCTATCTGATTATGGACGCGGTGCGCTTTGTGAAGGTTTATCAGCCATCGCTGGCCTGCCGTATTCACAACCAGTCCCCGATAAAATATATGGAAAAAATCGTCGACGTGGTGAAAGCAGGTATGGGCTTCCCGGCCTGCCACTTCGATGACTCGCATATCAAGATGATGCTGCGTAAAGGCTTCGATTTCGAAGACGCCCGTGACTACTGCCTGATGGGCTGCGTTGAGCCGCAGAAATCTGGCCGTATCTATCAGTGGACATCGACCGGCTATACCCAGTGGCCAATCGCTATTGAGTTCGTACTTAACCGCGGTCGCATGGTGCTGTTTGACAGCTATCAGGGACTGGATACCGGCGACCTGCGCGAGCTGCGCACCTTTGAAGAGTTCGATGCTGCGGTGAAAAAGCAGATTGAGCATATCGTCCGCCTGTCGGCAATCGGTACGGTCATCAGCCAGCGCGTCCACCGTGATGTGGCACCAAAGCCGCTGATGTCGCTGCTGGTAGAAGGCTGCATGGAGAGTGGTAAAGACGTCGCCGCAGGGGGTGCCATGATCAACCACGGCCCGGGGCTGATCTTCTCCGGTCTGGCGACCTATGTCGACTCCATCGCCGCCATTCGCAAGCTGGTGTATGAAGATAAAAAATACACTCTTGAGCAAATCCGTGATGCCCTGCTGGCTAACTTTGAAGGTTACGAAGCGCTGCGCCGCGACTGCCTGAATGCGCCGAAGTACGGAAATGACGATAACTACGTCGATCAGTACGCGCTCGATATCACCGAGTGGACAGAGAGAGAGTGCCGTAAGTACAAGATGCTCTACTCCCTCCTCAGCCATGGCACTTTATCTATCTCAAATAATACGCCGATTGGTGAACTGACTAACGCCACGCCGAACGGACGCCTCGCATGGATGCCACTCTCTGACGGCATCAGCCCGACGCAGGGCGCGGATAAACATGGCCCGACCGCGATTATTAAGTCTGTAAGCAAAATGAACGTGGAAACCATGAATATCGGTATGGTGCACAACTTTAAGTTCCTGAAAGGGTTGCTGGATACCACTGAAGGGCGTCAGGGACTGATCACTCTGCTGCGCACCGCCTCAATTCTCGGCAACGGCCAGATGCAGTTCAGCTATGTCGATAACGAAGTACTGAAAAAAGCGCAGCAAGAACCGGAGAAATACCGCGATCTGATTGTACGCGTCGCCGGATACAGCGCCTACTTCGTCGAGCTGTGCAAAGAAGTTCAGGACGAAATCATTAGCCGTACGGTTATTGAGAAGTTCTGATAAAGAGACGGAAGTTAATGGACAAGGACGTCCGCGCTTATCTGTAGGGGGCAAATGTGATCGCAACTCAAGAATTAACAGGCCGAATTTTCAATATCCAGAAATATTCGATCTACGACGGTGATGGTATTCGCACACTGATTTTTTTTAAGGGCTGCAATATTCGCTGCCCATGGTGTGCCAACCCGGAAGGGTTAACCAGCCAGTTTCAGGTGATGTTCTCGCAGGAAAAATGTATTAACTGTGGCGATTGCGTCAACGTCTGCCCAACTGCCGTTCATTATCGTGCAGAAGAAAATGGTGAAATAAAGCATTTTATCGACCGGAATAAAGAGTGTATCGGCTGTCGTAAATGTGAAGAGATATGTACCCAGCGTGCATTAGATATTGTGGGTAAAGATGTCACCGTCAGCGAGCTGATGGATATTATCATGCAGGACTATGATTTTTATGTCTCATCCGGCGGTGGCGTCACCATTGGCGGCGGCGAGATGAGCCTGCAAACCGATTTCGCTGTGGCTTTATTTAGCGAATGCAAAAAGATGATGATTAATACCGCCGTTGAAACCCAGGGGACAACATCATTAGCAAATTATCAAAAACTGGCCCCGGTTACCGATACCTTCTTATTCGATATTAAAGAGATTAACAGTGAACACCACCATGCATTATTTGGCATCAGCAATGAGGGTATTCGCCGCAATCTGGAATGGCTGGTTGATTACGGTGCCAATGTTATTGTCCGCATGCCGCTGGTACGCGGCTACAACGACTCCTGGGGCGCCATTACCGGCGCTATAGATTATGTGAAAAAGTTAGCGAAACGCGGAAATATCCGCCGCATCGATATGCTGCCCTATCACCAGCTGGGCCGTAAAAAATATGAACGGCTGGGTATGTCTTATCCCATGACTGAAGATCCTTCATATACCCCAGAGGAATTAAACCAACTGGAAACGTTTTTCGGGCAATTTGATTTTGATATTCGCCTGGTTCGCCATTAACAGGAGTTCATAATGAAAAGTTTAGGCGTCATTGAAACACGAGGATTTGTCGCTGCCATTCAGGCGGTTGATGCTGCCTGTAAAGCTGCCGGAGTTAACTGTATCGGCTATCGGAAAGTAGGGTCTGGAATTGTCAGCGTCTGCTTTGAAGGTGAAATTAGCGCCATCCATACCGCTATTGAGCGCGGAGTTGCCGTCACCGCAGCGGAGCACCACGTCAGCTCACTGGTTATCGCCCGTCCGGAACGCTGCGTTGTCGAAGCATTAAGCACGCTGAAAGGGATGCCATCCCCGGCGGCCAAAGCTGAACTATCTGCTGCGGTAAAAACTGAAGAACAGGCGCCCCTCCCGGCTGCAAGCGTAGCGCCTGCCACGCAGCCGACTCTACCCGGCGAAGCGGAAGAAACGACCACAACCAGGAAAGGGAAGAAGGCATGATCGACACCCTGCTGTGTGAAAAAATCGTCAGCCGCCTGATCCATACCGCGCCTGCAATCCCGGTGGGCGTCTCAAACCGCCATGTGCATCTGTCACAGCCTGACGTTGAAACCCTGTTTGGCGAGGGCTACTCCCTTACCGAGCTTAAACCACTGCGCCAGCCGGGTCAGTTTGCCGCCAGAGAGTGTGTGACGGTGGTCGGCCCCAAAGGTTCACTGACCAGTGTTCGCGTTCTCGGGCCAACACGGCCCGTTTCCCAGCTGGAAATCTCCCGCTCTGACTGCTTTACGCTCGGGGTAAAGGCCCCGGTGCGTGAATCCGGCCATCTTGATAACAGCGGCGGTGCGTTACTGATTGGCCCGGCGGGTCATGTCGAACTGCATTCACAGGTAATTTGCGCCTGGCGTCATATCCATATGTCACCGCAGGATGCGCGCCAGCTGAATGTGGTTAATGGCCAAAAAGTCAGTGTACGCAGCAACGGTGAACGCCAGCTCACCTTTGATGAAGTGGTTGTGCGGGTACGTGAAGACTTCGTTCTGGAGTTTCACATCGATACCGAAGAGGCCAACGCCGCAGGTCTGAAAAACGGCGCACAGGTCACCCTGATAGGTTAACGGAGGCTGCTATGACCGATGAACAGATCGAACGCCTGGTCACGAACATCCTTCACCGGCTACAGCCGCCGGTACTGGTGATGGTCACCGATGCAGAAGGTTACCGGCAGCAGATCTGCCGTCGGCTGGCAACCAGCGGGCAGCGTATGCAGCTGGCGCTTGATGACACGATCGCCGACAGCGCGCAGTGGCAAAAGACTGGCGAAGTGCTGCCAGCGCATGTCTGGCATAAAGCGCTACCGTCTGAACCCTATCGCGCGCTGCTGCTGCCGTTTCTCGACTATCCGCTGGCGGCACAGCTGGTGAATGGCAACCTGCAAAGCCCCGTCGCGCAGCGCCTGCATGATGCCCTGCTGGCAGGGATCCCGGTGCTGGCGCTGCGTTATCACTGCGATCCCGAGAGTGAACTTAACCAGCTGTGCGGCGTGAAGGCAAACTCAGCTTACGCCGCAAAGATCCAGTCAACTCTGTCACAGCTGGCCGCAGCTGGCGTGACGTTATGCACTATGAATGAACTGCTGAATATTCTGGCATCAGACCAGCCTGAAGCCACGCCAGTCGGGTTTCCGCGCCGATATCTTACGGTGACAGATGTAGAAATGAACCCATCACTGGCAACGACTCCTGATGCCCTTTTGACCGACGCCGCGAAAGATTTTTTAAACGAGAGAAAAATTTAACCTTAATTTTAATCTGACCCTGGAGCTTTAATATGTCTTCGAAAACAAAATGCTGGTTATGGATGCTGCTGGTTATCCTTTCCGAAACATCCGCCACTTCTACGCTCAAAATGTTCAGTAACAGTGAAGGTGGAACCAAAATAGCGTTGCTGGTGCTGCTGGTCTTACTTTATTGCGTCTGCTACTACTCGCTATCCCGTGCGGTAAAAGATATTCCCGTCGGCCTCGCATACGCCTCCTGGTCCGGTACCGGCATTCTGGTGGTCTCCACCCTCGGAATGACGTTTTATGGCCAACATCCGGACACCGCCGCAATAATCGGTATGGCTGTTATTGCCAGCGGGATCGTCATCATGAACCTCTTTTCCAAAATGGGGCATGAGGAGAACGAAGAGCAATCCTCTACAACGACAACTTCGCCAAACTAAAACATCGCCAACTAACAGGAAAGGAATAGCATATGTTTAATCTTGGATTTTTATGGCTGGCGCTGTCAATCGGCTCCGAAATTACCGGCACCTCGATGATCAAAAAAACTAACGGCTTTAGTAAACTGGCGCCGTCAGTGCTGGTTATCTTCGCCTATGCTCTGTGCTACTACGCTCTGACCCGCGCCATGAACACTATCCCGGTCGGTGTCGCCTACTCTCTGTGGTGCGGATTTGGTATCGTCGGTGTGACGATCTGTTCGATGCTTCTTTATAAGCAAAAACCCGATTTCCCGGCGATCTTAGCTATGGCGCTGATCATCGCTGGTGGCATGATCATGAACATATTCTCTACGATGTGACTTCCGGCACCTTCACTAAGAAAGAGAGAAGATGCAAATAACAGAAAAAACCCCGGGCGATGCCGGGGTTTTTCCAGTTTAAAATACAACCATTACGCGTATGACAGGGTATAGCTTGCGGATGCTTTCAGAGAGCCTGCGCAAACCTTATCGCCCGTGACAACCAGGCTTGAAATAAACCTGATCACATTCACTCCTGGATACAGTGGATATTCACGCGGTGTATTAATCGGCAGTATATTGCCATAGGCATCGTACAACCGTACGGCTACAGCCGGATTGGTGCTTTCCAGCGCACCGCTAATGAACTCAGAAGAAATGCCTTCAAAATTCACGCGAACTTTACTGGCGTCATAGTTATCAAATCTCATTTCAAACATAACCGGGCGTACGGCATTGCCGATGCCTGACAGTTGAGACTCGCTGACCGCCCCCATATCGACGTGAATATTTCCAGACGGGCCTGGATCGATTGATTCAATAGCACGACGGATAACAGGAATACTCATTGACTCACGAATGATATCAGCGCTGAAAGTAATAGTTCCATTAGACATATATATTCTCCTTGATTTAACTTTTAATAAAAATCCCGCGATTGCGAGGTGTTTATTCTCTCAGTATCATGCTGGCCGGACAATTCACTGGTAGACAGCACAACAAGAGTCAGAAATTAAATCAGTAATTTTTATAAGCACTGCTGCGAGTTTGAGAATAGTTAGTCTGTATTGCGGATAATGAGGGGGAGTCGTTCTGGTTCACATAAAGGCCATCTGCCTGCACAGCATGGCCTTATTCTTTATTAATTATATTATTTTTTGACCAATCTGCATCGCGCGTGCAATATTCCTCGCGCTTTGCTGCAAATTAATTTCACCCTGCGAAAGGGCATTTTCCAGCGTACACAGTCTTGGCAGGATACTGAATATCGCATCGATACCTTGTTCGTGGAGCGCCTCTGCCCCCTCACCCAGCACCCCCGCCATGGCTATTACTGGCAGTTTGTGACGCTGCGCCAGACGTGCAATACCCGACAACGCCTTGCCGCCCAGCGTCTGATCGTCAATGCGGCCTTCACCCGTTACGATCAGATCTGCTGACATCACGGCATCTTCCAGACGCAGCGCTTCCATGATGATATCAATTCCCGGCTTCAGTGTTGCACCAAGGAATACCAGTGAAGCGATCCCCATCCCCCCTGCGGAACCACCACCAGCAATCTTTCTAATGTCGTTGCCAGTGATCTGTCGGATGACCGCCGCATACTGTTCAAGTGCCTGCTCCAACTGCGCAACGATTTCCGGAGTTGCCCCTTTTTGTGGACCGAAAACAGCCGCCGCCCCCTGTGGCCCCACCAGTGGATTGTCCACATCGCAGGCCACCTCAATGTTACACTGCTGCAAGCGGGGATCCAGTTCAGACAGGTCGATTGCGTTCAAGGTTGCCAGTTCTGCGGCGCCCAAAGAGAGTGCTTTACCGTCCGGACGATAGAAACGCCCGCCCAGTGCCTGAATCATACCCACGCCGCCATCAACCGTGGCACTTCCGCCTATACCCAGAATGATATGACGTATTCCCTGATCCAACGCGTGCCGAATGAGTTCGCCGGTGCCATAGCTGGTTGCATGCAGTGGATTGCGTCGCTCCGCCGGAACCAGCATCAGGCCGCTGGCCGCTGCCATTTCTATTACCGCTGTACCGCCATCACCGCTGATACCATAAAACGCCTGCGTCTTCTCCCCCAATGGCCCCATAACCTCGAGCCATATCTTCTTCCCGCCGGTGGCGGCGACCAGCGCATCTACCGTGCCTTCTCCGCCATCGGCAATTGGCAGACAAATGCATTCCGCTTCAGGGTAAATTTCATGAAATCCTCGAGCAATCGCCAATGCCGCCAATTCAGCGCTGACACTCTCCTTAAAGGAATCTGGCGCAATAACAATTTTCATGATGCATCCTTTTAGACGTAACAAATAAAACTGCCATGCATTTTCACCTGCGGTTAACTGTCAACAACCGATGAAAATACATGGCGAAATAAAATTCAAAAATCACTAAGCAGATAACCTTTGCTCAATAACCGGCATAACTATTTGTTAACCAACTTAGCCGGTACGGTGTAAGTCAGTATCGCGCCTAATAACATCATCGATGACAATACAATCATGGCGACTAAGTTACTGTCAGTCAGCTGTTTAAAATAACCAATGATATAGGGGGAGATAAATCCGC carries:
- the cutC gene encoding choline trimethylamine-lyase yields the protein MANYSLTPRVKVLAERLLTHKSTLCTEHASLLNVLDNDIAGVPAAVKPARRFYELMRQLPLNISPDELIVGNQTRKPHGAVFHDESTAQRASVFQFLNLNSDLDSADYKLVIEKGVLAIKHQLEEKTRSLGSAVSRSSMDEVNGCRAAIYACDGLLALAQNLASSAETLAAAESNAFRQAELLDSAAILHHVPAHPARNFKEACQAFYLFQLALQLDNGSYAVNPEGADKALLSWYQRDIDSGHLTPQQAYEIVESLWFKLAELSEVRAASAIDGYPMFDALRHGSSLDDASVVINPLSEMFLSAQRNLSALNLPVRLFSSVQAVSAAPFAAYSNAAVMEGLTPRLQRLRNNYLEARPSVSIYRALAFTKVVKANPGMPTILLRAKAFRHACETAPILIQDDELIVGHPCGKARAGAFSPDIAWRWVRDELDTMSTRPQDPFEISEEDKKTIREEIVPFWEGRSLDEICEAQYREAGVWEFSGETFVSDLSYHQINGGGDTCPGYDVLLFTKGMNGIKADAQNRLAQLSMENPEDIDRIYYYKAAIETCDGVINYSHRIASHARELAAKEQNAQRRAELLTIAEVNQNVPANPPKTFQEALQSIWTVESLFEVEENQTGLSLGRVDQYCYPMFEADIREGRLTHEGALEMMQAFIIKCAELMWMSSELGAKYFAGYQPFINLTVGGQKRTGGDACNDLTYLIMDAVRFVKVYQPSLACRIHNQSPIKYMEKIVDVVKAGMGFPACHFDDSHIKMMLRKGFDFEDARDYCLMGCVEPQKSGRIYQWTSTGYTQWPIAIEFVLNRGRMVLFDSYQGLDTGDLRELRTFEEFDAAVKKQIEHIVRLSAIGTVISQRVHRDVAPKPLMSLLVEGCMESGKDVAAGGAMINHGPGLIFSGLATYVDSIAAIRKLVYEDKKYTLEQIRDALLANFEGYEALRRDCLNAPKYGNDDNYVDQYALDITEWTERECRKYKMLYSLLSHGTLSISNNTPIGELTNATPNGRLAWMPLSDGISPTQGADKHGPTAIIKSVSKMNVETMNIGMVHNFKFLKGLLDTTEGRQGLITLLRTASILGNGQMQFSYVDNEVLKKAQQEPEKYRDLIVRVAGYSAYFVELCKEVQDEIISRTVIEKF
- the cutD gene encoding choline TMA-lyase-activating enzyme, whose amino-acid sequence is MIATQELTGRIFNIQKYSIYDGDGIRTLIFFKGCNIRCPWCANPEGLTSQFQVMFSQEKCINCGDCVNVCPTAVHYRAEENGEIKHFIDRNKECIGCRKCEEICTQRALDIVGKDVTVSELMDIIMQDYDFYVSSGGGVTIGGGEMSLQTDFAVALFSECKKMMINTAVETQGTTSLANYQKLAPVTDTFLFDIKEINSEHHHALFGISNEGIRRNLEWLVDYGANVIVRMPLVRGYNDSWGAITGAIDYVKKLAKRGNIRRIDMLPYHQLGRKKYERLGMSYPMTEDPSYTPEELNQLETFFGQFDFDIRLVRH
- a CDS encoding BMC domain-containing protein codes for the protein MKSLGVIETRGFVAAIQAVDAACKAAGVNCIGYRKVGSGIVSVCFEGEISAIHTAIERGVAVTAAEHHVSSLVIARPERCVVEALSTLKGMPSPAAKAELSAAVKTEEQAPLPAASVAPATQPTLPGEAEETTTTRKGKKA
- a CDS encoding phosphate propanoyltransferase; amino-acid sequence: MIDTLLCEKIVSRLIHTAPAIPVGVSNRHVHLSQPDVETLFGEGYSLTELKPLRQPGQFAARECVTVVGPKGSLTSVRVLGPTRPVSQLEISRSDCFTLGVKAPVRESGHLDNSGGALLIGPAGHVELHSQVICAWRHIHMSPQDARQLNVVNGQKVSVRSNGERQLTFDEVVVRVREDFVLEFHIDTEEANAAGLKNGAQVTLIG
- a CDS encoding DMT family transporter, coding for MSSKTKCWLWMLLVILSETSATSTLKMFSNSEGGTKIALLVLLVLLYCVCYYSLSRAVKDIPVGLAYASWSGTGILVVSTLGMTFYGQHPDTAAIIGMAVIASGIVIMNLFSKMGHEENEEQSSTTTTSPN
- a CDS encoding DMT family transporter, which codes for MFNLGFLWLALSIGSEITGTSMIKKTNGFSKLAPSVLVIFAYALCYYALTRAMNTIPVGVAYSLWCGFGIVGVTICSMLLYKQKPDFPAILAMALIIAGGMIMNIFSTM
- a CDS encoding fimbrial protein, which codes for MSNGTITFSADIIRESMSIPVIRRAIESIDPGPSGNIHVDMGAVSESQLSGIGNAVRPVMFEMRFDNYDASKVRVNFEGISSEFISGALESTNPAVAVRLYDAYGNILPINTPREYPLYPGVNVIRFISSLVVTGDKVCAGSLKASASYTLSYA
- a CDS encoding glycerate kinase, whose translation is MKIVIAPDSFKESVSAELAALAIARGFHEIYPEAECICLPIADGGEGTVDALVAATGGKKIWLEVMGPLGEKTQAFYGISGDGGTAVIEMAAASGLMLVPAERRNPLHATSYGTGELIRHALDQGIRHIILGIGGSATVDGGVGMIQALGGRFYRPDGKALSLGAAELATLNAIDLSELDPRLQQCNIEVACDVDNPLVGPQGAAAVFGPQKGATPEIVAQLEQALEQYAAVIRQITGNDIRKIAGGGSAGGMGIASLVFLGATLKPGIDIIMEALRLEDAVMSADLIVTGEGRIDDQTLGGKALSGIARLAQRHKLPVIAMAGVLGEGAEALHEQGIDAIFSILPRLCTLENALSQGEINLQQSARNIARAMQIGQKII